DNA sequence from the Lycium barbarum isolate Lr01 chromosome 5, ASM1917538v2, whole genome shotgun sequence genome:
GTCTCATATTTTGTACTCATTCCTTGTGTTAAAGTTCATTTCAAACTATTTGTGTTTTGTGTTTTGTGTGTAGGAGGTTATTTGTTTAAAATATGATGATTTGATGCAAAAAGAGATGAAAAATGGCTTCGAGTTCCAAGTAGAAGCCAATACAAGTATTTGGATTAGTTGGGGACCTGAAGTCCAAGCACACATGAAAAGAAGTTGAAAAAATGAAGTATTGCACGAAATGGTTTGGAGCGACGAACAACTTGTCAGGATGTACACCACGCAtgtgtattttttagaaaaaccTACATATTATGATTGTCTTAAGTTTTGACTTCGTGCGACACATGGTCCAATACCCTTTGTTGCGTACGAATGCATTTTTGGGCAATTCGAGTCAACTTTGGACTAGACCAAGTATTCGACCCAAGATCAATTATAAACATTATAAATAAATCTTAGATGTTACACCttgtatcttagaactaaggttagactaataccgttagagttttagtggaaaaattgatggtttgaacgttttgcaaaaaatggttgataggcttaCTTCGAGTAGCCATAAACCCTTCATTAGTTTAGagtttgggaaagtacccttaataaaagttgtagtacgtagaaatacctttccaaccatataaagaTCAGGCCAATCAGAGCAGGGAGATATGATTGTCGTaagatggctaatagtaaggcgcttaagattcgatagaatggctaagttttcgatacgtctgcctttcAGCCCAATTTCTTGAAAATCCATTTAGAATTTGAGAAAacataaaaatgaaagttgtagatctttgaaatacctctCCAACGATATGTTGTGGAGGCTGAATGGAgttctgtacaagaagttatgtctattttaccgaacactacACAGAACCGACACAGGCCGCGCGTGAGGGcccgtgcgatggccccgcgtcgctggccaaaagcataaaaacaccCTCTCTGACTTGGGACCTGTAGAGGGTCCTGTGTTGGaagtaggggtgggcataaaataccgaaaaccgaattactGAACCGAACCGGGGATTTCGGTAATTCGGTATTAGGTATTTCgattttcggttcggttttcggtattcAATTTCGGTATTCGggatgcaataaaaataccattcggtaattcggtattaccgaataccgaaatacaTATTAAATAAAGGCCCACTAATTTAGTCCAGCCCAATCCTAATCCCATTGCAATAGCAATTCTCCGTTCCCTCTTCCTTCTCTCTCACAGCCGCCGCCAGCAGAAATGACAACCCGTTTCAAGAAGAACCGTAAGAAGAGAGGCCACGTCAGTGCAGGACACGGTCGTATCGGCAAACACAGGAAGCATCCAGGTGGTCGTGGTAATGCTGGTGGTATGCATCATCACCGTATCCTTTTCGACAAGTACCATCCAGGTTACTTCGGTAAGGTAGGTATGCGTTACTTCCACAAACTCCATAACAAGTTCTATTGCCCAACTGTTAACATCGACAAGTTATGGTCACTTGTTCCACAAGAAGTGAAGGATAAGGTTGCTGTTGGTAGTACTAAAGGGACTGCACCTATCATTGATGTTACTCAGTATGGGTATTTTAAGGTTCTTGGAAAAGGTGTTTTGCCCGAAAATCAGGCTGTTGTTGTGAAGGCTAAGCTTATTTCCAAGAATGCTGAGAAGAAGATTAAGGAGGCTGGTGGTGCTGTTGTGCTCACTGCTTAGGTATGCCTTTTTGATTAGTAGTTTTTGGTTATTTTATATTGCCTATCTCAGACTTGTCGTAGTTGTTATTTCATTCCCTACTCCCAGCGTCAATAACAATTAGCAATTAGCAATTAGCAATTAGCAATCCTTCTCTAGACCAATATCAGTTGCATATTGGATAAATTTGCCCCATGTAGTCTGCAATTCTAAATCACGTCTTATCTGCTGCGAAATGATACTCTTAATAATGTTATTACTTTTTGAGTTTCATTGCAAATCAGTAGTTTACTTCTTGAATCCATCATATTGATGAAAGAAACTAAGTTCATTAGGTTGGTTCTGTTTTTGCACAACTAAGTTGACATATTACTTTCTCGACTAAAATGTGTGTATATGAAGGCTTCAACCTAATCAATTTCTTGTTTGATACCTTAAGCAGTGAAGTTCTTGTGATGTAATACAGTGGACTTCGACTTCaatatggtattaccgaataccgtaccgaaccgaagtttgatttcccgattaccgaattaccgaaccggtgtttgaaagttcggtatttggtatctattttcaattaccgattaccgaattaccgatcCCGAACttcaaaaataccgaaccgaataccgaattCCCACCCCTAGTTGGAAGTGCGACTTGGGCCCAATGAGGATAGGTCTGGTTTTCGGGTCAAAACTTCATTTTTTGCGTTTTTCTTATATTTAAGCTTgaggtttatttccctaacactcCTAATCACGAAAAATCATCCTAGGGCAAGATAGAACAAGTTCCAAGCCTCAAGAATCCTTCAAGGTAAGTTCTATGATAATTCTAGCATGAATTCAACTTCTAAATACCATTCTAACATGATtaaacccttctaatccataGAACCTTGATTAAGACGTTATTGTTGGATGAGAAGCGCTATCTTTTGAATTCAATTCTTGTGAACATAAAAAAGGTATGGTCTTTATCCTAAATTGATTATGGCGTTAGAGTTATGATTATAAACCATGGATTCTTGGAATAAGCTAATGGGTTTGATGAAGAAAACCTTATGAATTATTGTATgggttggattgttgacttaggGCTGTTGAAATCATTTGGGcaatgaagaatgatgttaactatacctaattgagattgtagaatcacctagaaataatagaatgggaattgggtgaaagAAATACCATTaaagaaggttgtggagctttatgcccaccaagcatggatattattgctaatatggaatccctttgacttgtgttgctatagattaaagttgaaagggttgacgaacgttGTATTGCGCTCAAGGaccggaattaaggtatgtgaggctaactctctacgtttaggaatgttaatgattctccctacgtcATGTTCTTTTACAACATTactaattgcctcagaaatatagttaagcttagttccttgaatagttgcagaatttctattctctagtttcttAATTCGTTCAGACTTTCATTTTGAACGTTGTGAGCTCAGTATGTAATCACTATAGACTTGTGTTCGATACCCATAAATCTCAGTCTAGAATATACTCAACATGTTTATAAATAGTAAAGCTTCAGGTCTCATAATCAGTTCATAAATACATGTCTCCGGATAGTAATGTTCATTATTCCAGAGTTATGCATTACAACATGATTTTCAGTTCCTTAATACAAATTGTTGAATGTTGAATACCTGTAAATGGGCACAAGGCCACAGATTTTGCATGCTCATACTTAGGCACAAGGCCACAGATTTTGCATGCTTATACTTGGGCGCAAGACCATAGATTATGTATGCACATAtatattgggcctaaggccacagACTATAATTTCAGTTAACCAGGTGATTCTCCATTCCgaacagggagtattcatatctttactcCTTTTGTTTATTTCAGTTATTAGCTATTAGATATTAGTTTCAGTTTAAGTTTCAACACAcattacatgtttattgatttgggctgccctttcctcgagcaccccacttacaattctttctttcagttgttttacataccaatGCAATTCAAATATACTAACGTCTCCTTTTATTGCCCAAGGAcctgcatttcacaatgcaggtaACGATTTACAGGTTGACGATTCAGAGTGCTAGGATTATCGTATCAGctatttggtgagccccagttccctCGAGGCGTTATCATACTTTACAGACTTTTCAGTTTTTCTAGTCAGTCAGGTATGCTAGGGGCCTTGGCCCGGTAAACAGTCAGACTTTattattcttagaggcttcatagactatagtTGTAGTCAGTCAGATGTTTAACAGGCTtttgtgttagccttgtcggctacttTTTCAGACTTTCGGGCTTATTCAATATTTCctcatttatgatatttcagACAGACgtttagtagatcagcatgtgttagtattATTTCCGTATTTAGTATGTTTTGATGTCACATGCTGGTTCAGCCAGCCGgttggttcgctcgatcacatgcaatcaggcaccgagtgtcgtgttacgctcaGGCCATGGTTTAGGGCATGACATTAGACATGGTTTTTAAGGGAGATTCAAATTTTGGAGGGAGCAACATTACAAAAAGGACTAGAGCACCATGGAACAAAAATTTGCACAATTtatcttttctttcttctatttTTATAGTTGAATTATGAATTGTGTATTCGCCACGAACATTAATAGCTAGTTTTTTCATTATTATTCTAGGATTGCGAAATTATCCATGAATATTATAATTTGAAGCTTTATGCTAGCGTATATTTGATTATCACTAATATCTATTAATTTAATTGATTTACTTATTTTATCCTACActtatttaattgtttgatcaACAAGTGAATATCGTATACGATTCTAGGTCTAACTCAGGAGAGCTGGTGGTGCTGGTCTGCACTTGCTTAATCCATCTGCCTAACAATCCCCTAGATAGAAGGAAGTAGATCCCTTTCGATCTACACTTTACTTGAGGATAAGGGGAATAGACTAACTGACGAGGATGCTTGCCGTCAGATTTGACCGGAACATATAATGCATAAAATAAAGCTTGTTCTTGAATAGGCAAAGGGTATCGGAAAGAGCCCACTAGCAATATCAACCCTATGACTAGTAAATCAGATTCTCGAAATAGCTAACTAAAGTGGATACTCAACTTGGTTAGAGAAATTGATCCGTGACCCTAGAACATCTCTCTCGGCTGAATATCTCAAATTCTCAATAACAAATTAGTTTAGTTAATCAAGAAAGTCCTCATAGGAACGATATCTTTCTTATCATTATATTACTTGTTGACCACTCACACTTGAATGAGAGGTGGATCTGATTATAATCTTGTGTCATCCCTATAGCTGTCTGCTCCAAATTGAAAAGCTACGTAGGAATTTTCTTTAGGAAAGTAACACGAATTCTCGTAAAGTGCATCTTGTAAACTGGGACCAGCTTCACTTAAAAAATGAGAAAGAATCTCTTGGTATTAAAAGTCTAAGTAAATTTATGATACTTTTATTGCCAAGATTTATTGGAGATTTATCTCGGAACCTCATGTCTTATGGGTCTCGATGTTAGAAGAAAAATATGAAATCAAAAGTAAGCCTCTACctttgatttttccttcttctcggGGCACAACCTTATAGAATCACATGTGCAAGTTTTGACATCTTGTCTGACTTAATCTTTGTTGTCAACTGCTAGGGATAAATCTTCTTCCTAGTATAACATTTGGTTGATGGATAAACTTTATTGAAGTTGTAGATATTTTTATTCTTAATCATATTTATTGGAGGTTAGTGAATTTTGTTGGGCCTAATTAAGCCTGGAATTTGTAGCTCCCTTTTTACTATGTTTTACAACAAATAGTGGAGTTATCTGGTAATTTTGGCCTACTAGGCGACAACTTGGAGATGATAATTTTTTTAGAGGTACAGCACTAATGGTTCTTCACAGTTGCACTGATGTATGAGGTTCTTGACAATTCTGAGCATTTTATGTCTGACAAAGTTCAAAAATTAATCTGAGGCTGGTATGGGCCTGGAAAAATTGAGTGTTTCTTTTTGTGTGGCAAAGATAAAATTCTTACAAATTTGCAGAGATATAGCCAATATCTTACTTAAGAGGATACGCGCACGACCTGTGGAGTAGATGATGAGTTTGTTGCATGTTTTGCGTGACTGTATTTATGCTCACGTTGTTTGGGTTCACATTCTTGATGCAGAGCACATGTCTTGTTTCTTTGCTCTTGAAATGATGATTGGAGAATTTTCTTCTGGTACACTTGctgaaaaaaaattgaatttggcATAATATTGTTCTTTTTTGAAATGAGTATCTTCTATTTGACAAAAAGGTAGCAATCTTGTTAGCATGGTGAGACCTTGTGTTGCTTCTTAGATTTTGTTGAAGAATATTGAGGAAGGTCTAATAACAAGCATGCAGTCTTGTTCAGCTGGTCACCGCCTAGCATTGAGTGAGTGATTTTGAACACAGATAAGGCTCTTCGAATGAGGATTTTATTCTGGGACTACAGGCGGTGTATTTCGCAATTATGATGGTGATGACTTGGAGATTTTTTTAGTCAAGATTGGAGTTTATACATTATTTAGAGCAGAACTAATGCAGTGTAGTTCATGTGTTGCGGTCTATCACATAGGTACATACAACTTCTTCACGAGTAGGTATCACTGCACCTGTTAATTCTCAAATTGGTAGGCTATAAATTCAGAGACTTTGCCTCATTTTTCGAAAATCGAAATCCGAAAACTTTCTCCCCTTACTTCTGCattctttttcaaaacaaagtaagtGTCATGTGATCTGCTCCGTTTGTTGAGTTTGATCTGCTCTGTTTGTTGAGTTTGTTAAAGTTCTGCAATTTCGATTGCCGGTATTGTAGAACAGTGTTCCGATCTATCCTGGGAGGAATCAATCCAAACCTTAGGTAAGTGTAAGGGGATGAAATTCCTTAAGGAGACACGATCTTTTATTGGGCTCAAAACTTATTTTTCCAACGTTTTTCTGTTTCCAGTTGCTATTTTTTGAACATAGGGATAACAATTTTATGTTTCTATAAAAGAGTATAAGTGTATGATCATCTCATCAAATATGCATTAATACAATCTTATCGGTAAGATCCATTATTTTTGTCATGTGAATtgaatttaaaaatatatttaagaaGTTTTTCATACTTTTAATTCTTTGTAATAGTTATTCGTTTTTCATCATTCAAATATAGCTACTCGAATAAATTAAATCGATAATATTTCATATGAAATAATCGAATAATTAAACCGGAAAAAGCCTAATCGAAAAAGAAGAAAATCGAACCGAATCAAATTTATTTTAGTTCAAATTAAAAGATATTtcttcaacaacaaaaaaaaaagaaaaattgaaacgAAAAATACAAAATCACACCGAGAAATGGAATGGATCCTTACATTACATGTGAGATAAGTATTCAAACTCACGAAAGACAAAAGGTATACGTGTAACCTATTTCTCATTTTTGTTTAGAGTTAGTAGACATATTTTGAAGAAATCTGACGATGAAGACAACGATATCTCGCGAATTAAATGAGTCATAACCTTGCACAGTTGTTATAAAAAAATACTCCATccattcatttttacttgtcatgtataTTAAAAATATGTatccacttttacttattcagttTGTAAAACCAAGAGATAATTTATTATTTCATATTTATTTTaccattattattaattattgggttGAAAACTTTAAAATTATTAGTGGCTGCACAATTTTTAAATTATACTATTTGATTGATTTCAATTACTCGATGATATAGTAATAATTATGGGCGATATAATAAAATAATCATTCTAATTATGACTTCTTAAGAAGTGTGTCAAGTCAatacataataaataaaaatggatggagggagtaatatacCTTTTCCAGTTTTCCTTCATAGGAATATTCAATGTGTTTAGTTGAAAAACAGCTTTGCACCTACTTAGAACTTCAGTTTTCTCAATGACGcccctaattaaattttattttacctAAAAATGTCTTTGTTCTTTAAATTGCCACTAACATGGTTAGGTCTGCCACTGTTTCATCAATGAcgttgctcctttttttttttttttttttttttttttgtgcatttaaaagaggattacaagtcaaactttataataataataataataattgctTTTAAAAGTTGTACTATCAAATAATTTAAATATATAACCGTATTAATAGATAGTAGTCTTTGTCCCAATTGCTTTTTTCTTCTTAAAATTCAACTAATGAATTTTGACCAATATGTTAATTGTATTATTTTTCCATTTGGTATGAAAAAGAATTATATTCTATAGTGCTTTCAGTTTAATTATTGAATATTAAAGACTCAATTATTGGAGCTTCTAAAAGCTTGGAAACTCATAAATAGGTTTGGCGCTTATTTTCTGACAAAATTGATTATTGAGATGTGTCATTTGAAGTTGTGGCCAAATTTTGAAGCtatttaatgatatttttgatCTATTTCGGATTCAGGAATGTACCTTTTTCCTTCTGCATTCAGGAATTTTCTTGGCCTAACAATTAATGAATTCGAaaatatctttttatttttaattattaaattTTAAGTTTAATCACACTTTATATAACGAAGTGAAATCTTTTAATGATGAATATATATTTCAATAATATTCTTTATCATATGTATCAAAATATTTGGTCAAAGTCTCTAGATTTATTATTGGCAATCTTAaaaattctatttttataaagatgattaattgttatattactaaaaaaaaaacatagttgTATAGAGGGGTAATTTACAAAGACTGTACTATTATAAAGATGATTGCTGCTGTAATAGGTATAAAGTTGTTATACAGAGGTAAAATATAATGTAaaaatgatttcaagaaaaacttAATTGTTGTAGAGAGGTGCTATCATACGAGGATGCCACTATAAAGAGGTATAACCATATCTACTGCGGCCACCACCACTATCACCGCCATCGCCACTTCCGCCACCACTATACCACCTCCACCATCACAACTAGCACCGCCGCCAACATTCACTAACACCATCGTCAACCATCGCACATTCTTCAGCCATCACCACTAACATCAACCAATTCCATCATCACAACCACCACTATCAACTGTCGCCCTTGCGCCGGTCACTCAACATCAATGCACCTCCACCATCACAACTATCATTACTACCCACTAGCACCAACAATCACCACCAAATCGGTAAAGTACTTGGAAAATAGCTTGGAGGACACTCTAAGAAACTCTGGGTTAGAATTTTTCACAACCTATATAAATGACTTTTCAGCTGTATTCGATATCCTGTAACAATCTTTCATTGAGAATAATAAGAGTTGGTGACTAGCTGTGAGTTTTCTTCCGCTTAAGGGTTTCTCACGTAAAATTATGTGgtgtttctttttgttttttattgCTTTCATATATTTTTGTCTCATAACAGAATATCACCACCACAAATCATCTCCATCATCACTAgcgaacataaatgtttcatttttaaatcaaataatgattttctaatatttaattaaatttttatttaaagtctatgtttattatgtttgaaaataaataaattatgcaCATCCAGTTGTTGAAAAACAAACAATCTTAATCATTCAATGTACAGATCTGGAGACAACATGTTAAttattcagatgtgcattcaaattcaaattcagATATCTTaatcttaatgtaaacaaatgagCTTAAAAGAGTTTGGttatatcatcatatattatGATACTATCTTGTCAGTTTGATCCATTATTTCAGTCATGTAAATTGAATTTAGAAATATATTTGAAAAGTTtgctattactccttttaattcTTTATAATAGTTTCTTTTTTCATCACTCAAATATAACTATTCGAATATACTAAATCCATAATATTATATGAAATAATTGAAGAATTAAGCCTAATCGAAAAGAGAAAATCCAATCAAAACAAATTTATTTTAGTTcaaattggaaaatatttttttaaactcGAAAATAAAAAGATGAAACAGAAAAATACAAAATCTAACCGAGAAACCGAATGCATCCTTACATGTGAATTGTGAGATAAGGATTCAAACTCATTACCAGACAAAAAATGTTAGATACGTGTAAattcttctaatttttttttttgttggtattaGTAGACATTTTTTGAATAAATGTGACGGTGAAGATAATAGATATGAGTCATAAATTGTTTTAGGAAAAAATATTGTACCTTTTCCTTCATTTGAATATTCAATGTGTTTAGTCGAAACTTGACAAACAATTTTGAACCAGCTTATAACCTCAATTTTCTCAACTGACGCCCCTAATATAATTTTATGTTGTTAAGGtttcttattttcttcttttactcaaaaaaaaaaaaattctctttaaATTACCACTAACAAGTTTAAATCTGCTTCTATTTCATTAATGACACTGTTCCTTTTTCTCTGGTGCATTTATAAGAGGATAAAAAGTCAAACTTTATAATAATAGCTCGTAAAACTGGTACTATTAAATAATTTAACCATTCCATAACCTTATTAATAGATTTGTCTTACTTGCTTTTTGGCTTCTTAAAAATTCAACTAAATGAatttgaccaatattttaaaTGTATTAATAATTCATTGATATGAAAGAGAATTCTATTCTTTAGTACTTTTGGTTTAATTTTTGAATATCCAATATTTCATTAAAAAAGTAACTTAGtctaatttaatttcaaaaacTGATCACCATACAAGCAATAGCATAAATTGACACCGAGGAGTTTATAATTTTCCTTGTGCGAACACATTTATAGGAtgtatagcctgtttggccaaacttctaaaatcagcttattttaaaaaatacttttttttaaaagtacttttcaaaaaagtacttttggcgaaaaacagtttgtgtttggccaattgatttaaaaaacacttttgataagcaattagtgtttggccaaacttttaaaaaatgcttctctatgtgtatttttctcaaaagtacttttcaaaaaatgcttttgggcaaaagctatttttttagcttctgaaaaactgtttctgctactccccagaagcacttattttatCCCAAAAGCTTGACCAAATACCTCACTTTTTTCAAATAAGcgcttattgaaaaaataagtacttttggggttGGCGAGGGGAGggaataagcttggccaaacaggctagtATACATTTTTCCATTTGTGTAAATTTATTTGGGAATGGTTTAGTTAACTCAGACTAAATTGTATAAAGGTGAACTGTGTTAGATTACTAAATTTTAAAACCTTAAATtcagaaccaaaaaaaaaaaaaaaaaaaaaaggaaaaaaacagaATTTACTTAAGTTGTTTGTCTCATTGTCTGTATTCATTTCACAGACCAATATTAAATACTCCCTCTCCGTCCAAGTTAATTTTTGTGATACTTTTCGATTTTTCGATTCAAATTATTtaagttttgatcaatattttaaaatatattcatCATATTAACATGAGAAGAAATGTAGTTTTGAATATTTAAAttctaatttttaaaatattaaattaatttaatttaacttaAATTTTATGAATCGAAacatgtcatataaattgggacacagGTAGCACAAAGTAAGTACTCCCtattcaatttaagtgtcttggtttttgtggtccggccctttcccGAACTCCGCGCATAgcaggagcttagtgcaccgggctgccccaaaaagatgttttttttttttttttttttttttttttttttatatatttaggATCCATTTggcatgagaattattcacttttttccggaattagcgtttggccatgaaaattccaaatataaCTTAAGGTTgtttttgaaatttaaaaacaccaaaaaacttttttcacttttaataCATTCAAAAACCAAATAtcttttgcaaaaactataaccaaacacaactccaactccaaaataccaaataaagtgaaaaatatttggttttcgtggccaaacgcctacttagtaagTTAATAATTCAAACATCAGCAAGTTTAAAactacaaaattaaaaaaaaaaattagtttagaAGTCAGGCTCACAAGATTCAGAAGTCTCTTTTTATTTACGTCGTACCTAGTCAAACTAAAATATTTAAATTGGGACGGATcgacttaaaaaaaataaaaaaaaataagggcaGATGAGTCTGTAGCCTGTACTATAATTCAGGGAATCTATCTAAATTCAAAAGAGAAAAAAACAGTAAAAAAGTGCATGTGATGAGAATATAGAAAACTTTATTGTGGCTTTGATTGAATGTGAGTGAAGTAGACTTTTAAGCTTTCATACACTagcatcatcttcttcttcaataTTTTACAGATCTTTACTTTTCCCATTAAAGTTTTCACCTTTACTTTACATACAAACATTCCCACAAAGCATAAAGCAATCAAGAAGATCTAAACAGTAAGAAAGATTAAGCCTTTTTTTGGTACATTTGAGTTGTATACTTGctgtttttttgttttcttgattaCCCTTTATTTCTACTTATACAGTTGGAAAAATATTGCCTTTTTGCTGTTCAACTTGATTCATTATTGGATCATGCAATTGTGGTTCTTTTGATTGTATTAGATGTTACTATCCAATTGAATTGTGGTAAGTTTGTGTTTTTTATCTTAAGATTTCAAATatggtctcttttttttttttttttggttgattgTAAGATTAGCTGAATGAGTAAATAGGAAGTATTCAAAGTGCATTTTAATTTGTTGTGTGAGCTTTCCTTCTCTTTTTAATCTTTTAGGGGGGAATTGTATAGGTTTTTGCTGCCAATTTTCTTCACATTCTAAGTAGGCATTGGGCCATAGATTCCAAATGttattcactttatttggaatttatggagTTGGACTTGTGTCTGGTTAtattttttgcaaagaatatttggaataATGCTCATATTTGAATGTacttaaatacaacttcaaaagtGAAATGTGAGTTGGAAAACAAGTTATAAACTGTTTTCCGAATTTGAAATAGAATTTCATGGCCGAATACTGatttttaaataaagtgaaatgctttccggaaaaaagtgaatagttTTTATTGATTTTAGGGAAGCTGGTGATTTGAGAGTATGTGTCTTATTCTAGATTTTCTTCCATACTTATAGTACCTTTAGTCCATTTACACTATACAAGGATGTTATTTTCTGAAATAGATTGTGTTATATTTCTTGACTTTAAAGTAAGTTTTTGGTGTTACTTCACTTTTAATTAATTCTATCTATTCAACATTGTTCACCAAACAGCCTTTGCATTTAAATTGAAGCAATGGTTCTTGGTCTGAGGTCAAAGCACAAAAAGGGTGCTTCTGTTCAAGTGGAGTACGTCGTTCAAGTAGACGAGATTAAACCATGGCCTCCATCACAGTCCCTAAAGTCTGTTCAG
Encoded proteins:
- the LOC132642658 gene encoding large ribosomal subunit protein uL15x-like, which gives rise to MTTRFKKNRKKRGHVSAGHGRIGKHRKHPGGRGNAGGMHHHRILFDKYHPGYFGKVGMRYFHKLHNKFYCPTVNIDKLWSLVPQEVKDKVAVGSTKGTAPIIDVTQYGYFKVLGKGVLPENQAVVVKAKLISKNAEKKIKEAGGAVVLTA